A segment of the Corylus avellana chromosome ca2, CavTom2PMs-1.0 genome:
CTCTCTccgtctctctgtctctctcccaAAGCAAACATATATGGTGCGCATTTACACTACCTGCACGCGACCACTTCCTCCTAAGTTGTTGAGTCAAGAAGATATTAAACCAAACAAGCTCCATCACCACCAGACTAGAGAGACGGGATACGAGGATGGCGCCCATATCCAAGAAATGGTTCAGAGTGGTCCGAAGAAAGTTTCACAGATCATCTCACACAGACACCATTTTTTCCGATTCCAAAACAAGCCCAAAAATTTCAAGTTCCAGTGAAGAAACAACAGTTGCTGGACAAGAAATATTCAAAACAGCGAGTTTTGAAGAAGATAATGTTGCAGCTTCACCAACACCATCGTCATCATCCCTAAAGAAGGATTCAACCAAAGCCATTAAAATCCAACCATTTTTTAGAGGCTATCTTGTACTTTCTCCAAACCCATTTCAGTTGGCATTTATAATTTAACCTAACGGTAATATTCTTTGGGTTTTGATCATCTCAAAATTTGACAGGCAAAACCGGCATTTCGAGCTCCTAAGAGCGTGGTAAAAACCTCAAGAAGTACTATACGATTGGGGAAGTCCCGGAGTTGCTTCAGAATAGCTCAAAGAAAGTCCCGTAAACCATCTCACACCAACAATAGAGCTAGCAGTTCCATTGAAGAAGCCTCTGAAGACCCCACTGTTGCAGCTTCATCATCCCAGAAGACAGAAATGACCAGAGAAGATATGGCAGCGGTCAAGATCCAAGCATTTTTCAGGGGCCATCTTGTAGTATTCTTAATTCCAATCTATTACATTTCTTTTCAAGATTTCATTCTTTTTCAATCGATATAATGCTAATCTAACAGTGCTCTTTCTTGGGTTTGGATCACTTTAATTAACTCAAACAGGCTAGACAAAGATTTCGAGCAGGTGATCAGAGCATTTCCACAAGCTCCAAGAAGAAAAGAATGGGAATGTCCCGAAATTGCCTTAGCATAGTCTTTCGCAGAAGATCTCGTAGAGACATTCTCTCCCCCGATGGCAACATTCCAAGCGATTCCACTGAAGAAGCAATTGCTAACGAAGAAAGCAATGAAAGAGAAGTGACCAAAGAAACAATCAGTTCTGTAAACGCCTATGGTGAGGTTTCATCAACAGTGTCATCCGAGAAGAAAGACAAAACCATTGAAGATATTGCAGCCATCAAGATCCAAGCATCTTTCAGGGGCCATCTTGTAGTTATTCCATTCCATTTAATTCCATTTCCTTAATTTCAATTCATATCAATGGATAAGATTATGCATATAGCCCAACATTGATCTTTCTTGAACAGGTAAGGCAGACATTTCGAGAACGTGAGACCACGAGCtccaagaagaaaagaaaggggatGCCCCCAAATTTCTTCAGCATGGTCCAAAGAAGGTTTCGTAGAAGATCTCCTAAAGCTAGTAGAAGCACTTCTACCGAAGAAGCAATTGTTAAAGAAGAAACCATCAAGGTCGAAGACGGCAACGGTGCAGCTGCTTCTTCATCAACACCATCATCACAAAAGGAAGAATTAACCAAAGAAGATGTTGCAGCCGTCAAGATCCAAGCAATTTTCAGGGGCCATCGTGTACTGATAATTCATCCAAGCCTTTGCATTTagttctaaacttttttttatgtATTGATAATCATTTGGCTTGTAGTAAACCAAAAATGATCTTTGGCAGGCAAGACGAGCATTTCAGTCGCTTAAGAGCCTGGTATCAATATCCAGAAAGAAGGAAAACAGACCGAGAACAGTGCGAGTGTCTCGGAATCTGTTCGACATAGTCCGAAGAAAGTTCCGGAAGACGCCAAATAGAGATATCATCTTCCCCCACAACAACCCTTGTGCGAGAATTTCCACTGATGAGGCAACTGTAACGGAGGAAACAATCAACTTCGAAGACGCCGATGATGCAACTCCATCTACACTGTCATCCCCGACGAAAGAATATTTAACCAAAGAAGATGTTGCATGCATCAAGATCCAAGCATTTTTCAGGGGACATCTTGTACTTTATCCAACCCAATCCATTTCCTAGTAAAATTGTATGCGATGGACATGGATTTTATCATGTAACAAACTAATGATCTTTCCTTGGGTTTTGTTGTTTATAGGCAAGACGGGCATATAGAGCACTTAAGAGTCTAGTGAAGCTACAAGCAGTGGCTCGTGGGGTGTGCGCCAGGAGACAGGCACGTATAGCCCTACATTGCATGCATGCGCTCACACGATTGCAGGTCCGGGTTCGTGCACGACAATTACTTAACAGTGAAGAGGTGGTATGATGATTAACGCATCACAACGTGAGGATCAGAAtctatttcacttaaaatacaGCGGATCCTATTTTCTATCTTGACAAGTTTTACGAAGTGTCCCTATGTGtacctttatatttttttagacgCTGTAACATAAACCTTGCATTTTGAAAAGCGTCCACCATTTGTACtattatttttcacaaatatttaattattgataCCTTCTACCTAACTCTTTATCTATTAATTGTTAGGATTGTTGAACAATGCAAACGATTATAGATTACATGGAGTTACCATTCATCAGCAAGTAGAGcttatttttgtgtccaaaccTAGGAGGAACTAGGGTAGTAATCGAGTTAAGTTGAATATTAACTGTTCAAGCTcaaatttttcaatattttcgaAAACGAGCTAAACTTGAATTTAACGccaaattaaataatatgttcaaactctatttatttatttttcgaacCAACACCAGCTTGATCACTAGCTAAtcaattaacttatttattccatatataaaataagtatcatgattttttttattttttttccgtAAATTCATATTAatcataatttaattattttgaagatttattatttgagtaattagataaattaactcaaattttcaacaatCTAATCTCGAGTGATGAGTCCATATGTTTGTCATATAGTTTGTGTATATTCAttatacacatatatacacacaaatttAAGTACtttaacatgtttttattacaaagttaaaaataatattttaaaaaaataataaatacaaaataataaacgaaactaattttttattcaaattgttcGCTTAATAAATGAGTTGATTTAGTTCATTTAAAGCCCTACAAAGAAACCCCATTTTTTCCCATAAGAGATTCATACTACCAAGTTGGCCACTTTTCCATCCTAACCCATAATGCATTAACATTCAAaggcatatatataaaagaacagTTGGGTGAAATAATAGAGAAGGGAAGAACGAAGAAGTATGAAAGAGAACATAAATGGAAACAATAAATACACTGCCAATTTACGAGACAAAAACTATAATCAGGTTGAttcttgggaaaaaaaaatactatgcAATACAAATTGCATCCGACTAGACATGGCCTACACAGTACGATTATGCATAGAGCACTACCATATTCACTCATCTCAGATTTTTAATGATGGCCCCTTCTGAGGGCTGAAAAGAAGCCACCATATGATCTTTCCCTTCGTCGATCTACTCCCTCATTTCTGACCTGCTTCAACACATCATGCTTAGAAAGGTTTGACAAGACTGATCTTTAAAGTGACCGACTTAGGTTATATGTTTACCTCATCAGCTATACATTGAAGGACttctaaaatttcaaagaagTCGGGTCTTTGGGCCGCGTCTTGCTGCCAGCACCTCTCGAGCAGTTCAGCAAGTCTTGGGTTAGTGTTTTTTGGGATTGTAGGCCGTAAGCCCTGATAGACATGGTAGTTAAAGAGACGGACCATTTAAAAAACGAAAGTGGTTATGGTAGACCTTATCTTGAAATGTAAAGAATGAATACCTTTTGCACCACACCAACAGCTGCTTGTAACGGGGTTAATCGGGAGTATGGGAGCTGGAAATAAACATAGAGACCGTCAAAAAAAAGACAAGTTTATGCCATCATAAATTAattgataaataagtaattaaaataaaataaaataaaataaagttcttTTGGTCGCTGAAAAATATGGGCATCATTTTCTCTTGAAAAAACTAGAAGACTTACTTCTCTGGTTAGAAGCTCCCAAAGTACTATTCCAAAGCTGAAAATGTCTGCCTTGTGATCATATGCTTTATGTTCAATGACCTTCACTCAAGCATAAAGACCGATATAAGAAAATGCTAGGAAATGCAGAAAGCATGTAACACACTTATGTAAACTGTAAGCTACTTAGAACTAGATTATCAAAGAAAGAATGAATCACATGATGGGGCTCAGCAAAAATGACATGGCTGTGAGCATATTCTAGCGCATGGAAACTATTGTTGTTGCAATGTAAATCCAGGAGGGTTAgaaatgacaacaaaaaaatatgttgCACTTTGCAGGAATGTAAAGAATACGAACAAAGAAAGGAAGTTGACGCTAGAAAGGTGCATACCTCCGGAGCCATCCAACGATATGTTCCAGTTTCAGCAGTCATCACCCCAGACTGAGTCTGCACTCTGGCAACCCCAAAATCAGCAACCTTTACAACCTGTTcagaagggtctagaattttagCACAAATAAATCAAGAATCTTGCTTCACTATTTTTCAggaataattgttatttttattcttctgtTTACTACTTGAAAGAAATTCATGGGAGTATAATAACCAAATAAAGTGAGAGAAGAAATAAATAGATGTCcttcacataaaaaaaataaataaataatgttcaTTAACAGAATAAATCAACCATGTGCACATTCATGAAATATTCTTACTTCGTTTTCATCCATCAGAAGATTGGCAGTCTTGAGATCCCTGTGGATTATATTATTTTGGTGCAAATAATTCATTCCCTTGGAAATATCAATTGCTACTTTGAGTAGAGATGGAAGCTTAAATAAACTCCTCTGTTTATGCAGAAAATCGTAAACACTTCCCTTAGACATAAATTCTGTTAAAGCACAAACATAAGCAAGCGAAACTAATATTAGTACATTGGATGAGGCAGCAAAGTCATcctacaaatataaatataaaatacatgATACGTcttataagaaaacaaataggTGGTTTTCTGTGTCAACttcataaaaacaaagcaaGCACCAATTAACAGCATCAATCATGAGCTCCACAGGtaataaaataagaaacttGAGTATACAGCATCATATATATTAAAGACTCGTGGATTTACCAGTCACAATACACAGGTTTGGAGGTTGCGTACATGCACCTATGAATTGCACAACATTCTTGTGACGAACTTTCCTGCAAACTAAGACAAGTCAATACAAGAAAAGGAGGAACTGTCAAGAGAGAGATGAATGCAGAGAACGGAACTACATCAAAAAACAGAAAGGCAAGTCAAATACAATCCAGTGAAATGGAACAAAACTTATAGGATATATCAACATTCAAAAGGTTCTCCATAATAATTATACATGACTAAAAGGGCAATCTCCACAAGTGAACATGTACTCCTTTTAGTTCGGAGAGAGCGAGAGTGAGCTTAAAGGAAGGAGGCATCGGTAAAATCCCAAAGCTTAAAGAATAATGTTTGAAAGGGCAAGTGGTGGCACTAAAAATTATATGCAGGTATTCAAACCAACCTCATTATATAGACTTCCTGGGAAAACTCTTTCAGCATCTCCTTATTGACACGCTCTGGCTTGAGGAATTTAATAGCCACTTCTTGACTAAAATATGTGCCTTTATACCTGAGAATTTATTCaagggaaaagaaagatcaGCCGAAGACCAAAACACAATCAGACACTGGTTTCAAACAGATGACTCACAGATCACCAAATGACCCGGATCCAACTTTTTCACCAATTGTCAGCTGCCTGGTATCAATTTCCCAGACATCAGTCCCATCAGTCGGTATTTCTATGGCATTAGAAACAGTTTCAGTCCTTGCTGGGTTATGCTTGCCAACAGCAGAAACCGAAAGCTCTTTCGACCAATATTGCTCCTGCAGATAACACCATCAAAGGGATATAACATTTTGAACTAAATTCTGTAGAATGAtactaaacaaaaaagaaaattaaaaaaaaaaaagaaaagtaagtaGTATGGGGAAAAGTCACCTTAGacatcaaaatttctttttccaatgCACCCTTAAGCTCCTCAGTTTCCTAAATTTTACATAATGCAATATATCAAATTATAGTGatgtaaaatgaaacaaaaagtgtTATTTTGGCCATTAAAAGGTACTCCAACTGAGACACttcagaaatattaaaaaaaattcaaattgaataaGGAATAGAAACATCGTCTTCAATATATTACAATAGACCAAAAAgaacaaaccaaaaaatattGCAACAAATGAATAACAGATGTAATATGAAGAATATTTAACATCAAGTACAAAACAAActagaaattgattttgattCCAAACGAAGTTATCGAAACTAAATACCAAAttcccaaaaaagaagaaggaaaaacatCTAGAAAGTAAATCCTTCCAGGTATGCAGTTCTGAAGCCATCTCTTAGTACTGTTGTGATGTCACATTCCAATACTCTGAATGACGTTTTTTTCATGTTTCCCCTAAAAATATTATGTTAAGAttatctctcttattttttggCACCAAacatgaaatttaaaaagattgAATAGGAAGGCAAGATAAAAGAAAACTCAACACATAATCTCTTAAGATTCACATAGACAAGTcagtaaataaagtaaattattaaactaaaaacCGCATggaaaatttttggaaaagttgAGAAATCCTGAGAAATACAAAAATCAATGGACAATATTTACAAATATAagcaagagaaaataaaaaaaattgtatctaAGTATTCAAATGCAAAAAGGAAAAGTACGCTGGGAAAAGATGAATGATGAGAGTAAGATGAAGAAGATATTGCAAGCAACCTAAAAAGGCAATTTACACATTTCAGTTGACCCTCATCTAAGCCCTAACTTAAACTATCCTTCAGAGCAATTATCAGCCCAACAATAGTTTTTTGAGCCCAACCTGCCCAATTATCTTGACCCTAAAGCCAAAAAGCAAAGATAATTAGTTGCCAAATGTttaaatttcttatatttttcagctgaaaataaattaaataaagaatgaaaaaaagaaaaaaaaaaaaaaagaagcccaatCACATGCAAGCCATGTAAAATGATAACTGACAGATAAAACTCTATCTGTCAGCAGTTACATATTACTCAGTACAACAGACAAACATGCTATGTAGAAATGACATTTCCAAAAGCAAAGGGTTACGCATTGAAAGAGATCAATTACCATAACCAGAAACCAAGATATCAAAATGTCAATGCCACATAGTAGCAAACATGTTAGTTTTTCCAGATCACCAAGATGCACAAAATCAGATTCTTTATGCACAGAACTACAAGACCATACCTCATAAGGCCAACCATCAACAACAAAGACATCCAGAGAGAACCCATCGACAGTGGAAAAGGCATGAGCTTCTCGAATGTTCAGTCCAATCTCAGAAAGTAATAAGGTTAACTggaaaattaatcatttttaatattaattagttggagagagagagagagagagagagagaggctaacATGCAACCATTTTATTCAGCAATAATATCAAAACACATGATGGTACAATCCATGCACGTGTATTAGTACCTGGTTAAGGAGTTTTAGCTTGTCAACCATTGCAAATGTGATCTCATGCATAGGCCTGCAAGATTAGCAACTGTAGATTAAAACCGTgcagaaatgaaaagaaagaccCAAAGAAACATCAATCAATCACTAAAAAGATTGTCTTCATGGTATATTGCATCAAAATATTTACTTCCTATTATAGATGCCTCATGAATATAAGAAGTTAACTCTCGTCCTCCACAAGGAGTCATGTATTAAACCAACccaagaaaagagaagaaaactccAATAGCCAATTTTGAGGAGGGACCACAAAATATAACAAAGTATGAAAATTggccgagagagagaggcttACCACTACAAGGATTTTTTTTCCATAACATAACAAAAAGACCACCAAAAAGCTACAAATGGTTGCTTTTCTAAAACTTCCCAACATAGGAATTTATTGAACATATTCTTATTCTTGTTATCATATAGAATTCCGAGTACATCTCCATGCaaatttactctctctctctctctctctctctctctctctcaacataCATGCATTAGCAGATGTCACGTCTAAAATGCAAGCAACCTTGATTAAATAAATCTCAATGTTATTTTGTCtaataagttaaaaagaaaaacaatctaGCTTAATTCACTAAAATCCTTAACAGCATGAAGAAAAGTGGGGAGAAGGGGGGGTGGGGAGAGCAACTTTGCATTAACTACACTGTCTGACTAACTACTCTAGATAGTGTTGAAATCTTCAATTTCTTACCGAGGAAAGGATGGCGTCACACTCATGGCACTGCCTCCATCTTCAACAGAATTTCCATTCACTTGAAGGGCAAGTGCTTCAAGATTGGGAGATGAACCAAAGGTAGGCGGTGGATGGATTCTGTGGgacacacgcacacacaaaTGATAGCATCATTTAATGAATATCAGAAATAATATTACAAGTACTCAAGGATGAGGAATAAGAACCCAAAATTGAAGCATCTACATGTTATTAAACATTAAATAAGAATGGAGAGTACAATTATGCAGGTAAACATGTAATGAGCCGTACCCCTGTTTACTAGGGTTATTAAAAGAACTTTGTGCATCTTCTTTCATTGAAGAATCTGAATACACAGAATCAACAGAATTTCCATTTGCAATGGGATAAACCTGCATTGAAATAAAGAGTCACAACAAAGCAATTAGGTGCATATCACTATTCCAGACTAattaatttggttaaaaaagTCTTCACCTCCAAGAccttatctttttgtttcttttttcttttttaatcgaAACACATCCAAGATCTCAGAACGTTATTTAGATAAGACAAGGAACATGGTTCTTCTGGTGCaattaaacaaacaatattgattgtaatcaaacaGGAGTAGATAAAATTTATCAAGGTGCACATGGTATGATTTGTAAGACTCTTAAGTCTGAGACCTTTAATAATACTATGTTGGGCAGGGTTTCGGTCAACATCAAGGCTCGTGATATAATGAGCTTTAAGTAAAACACCTAACGacatatatgtttattttaaataaataaaaacgaaTATAGAATCAGACAAGTTAGGTTCACTTTCTGCATGCTGAGAGGTATTTAATTTGGAAGCAAAGATTCATGATAAAAACTAATTACCGATGGTGGATCACAATAGGCCACCTATGAACCAAATTGTCCAATAAACCAAATTGTGGTACTGAAATATAAATTGCAACAGCACAGTTTATTTTCATTCCTATGGCAACTTTTACAAGAAAAGCATCAACTAAGTTATTGCCAACAAATAACCAGAGTCATCAACTAAATGGCCTAAACTATTCAATTGAAAAAGGCAGAGCAAACAGTGTAGTAAATGCAAATATGCATACCTGCACAAGCCGAACTTCGAATGCAGGCCGATTAGCAGGATCTTCAGCCAATTCCAGTAATCGCTTATGAGTGAGCACATCCTCTGCCCTCTCCACGTTCACATCCAACGCATATCTATACGTTAACAACCACGCGCCCCAAACACGTTAGCTCTGAAAATGCATTCAGGGCTtcgattaagaaaaaaaaggtaaaatcaaAGATAAATTCAGTGTCAAAAACTATGATTTCAGAAACTAA
Coding sequences within it:
- the LOC132172736 gene encoding protein IQ-DOMAIN 21; this translates as MAPISKKWFRVVRRKFHRSSHTDTIFSDSKTSPKISSSSEETTVAGQEIFKTASFEEDNVAASPTPSSSSLKKDSTKAIKIQPFFRGYLAKPAFRAPKSVVKTSRSTIRLGKSRSCFRIAQRKSRKPSHTNNRASSSIEEASEDPTVAASSSQKTEMTREDMAAVKIQAFFRGHLARRAYRALKSLVKLQAVARGVCARRQARIALHCMHALTRLQVRVRARQLLNSEEVV
- the LOC132171293 gene encoding serine/threonine-protein kinase STY17, which translates into the protein MPIAEDNESCGSRSAQSPQSQTPRQQRQKHEVYSEVLRRIQELNREEANLLGFDDQLFLHFNRLPARYALDVNVERAEDVLTHKRLLELAEDPANRPAFEVRLVQVYPIANGNSVDSVYSDSSMKEDAQSSFNNPSKQGIHPPPTFGSSPNLEALALQVNGNSVEDGGSAMSVTPSFPRPMHEITFAMVDKLKLLNQLTLLLSEIGLNIREAHAFSTVDGFSLDVFVVDGWPYEETEELKGALEKEILMSKEQYWSKELSVSAVGKHNPARTETVSNAIEIPTDGTDVWEIDTRQLTIGEKVGSGSFGDLYKGTYFSQEVAIKFLKPERVNKEMLKEFSQEVYIMRKVRHKNVVQFIGACTQPPNLCIVTEFMSKGSVYDFLHKQRSLFKLPSLLKVAIDISKGMNYLHQNNIIHRDLKTANLLMDENEVVKVADFGVARVQTQSGVMTAETGTYRWMAPEVIEHKAYDHKADIFSFGIVLWELLTRELPYSRLTPLQAAVGVVQKGLRPTIPKNTNPRLAELLERCWQQDAAQRPDFFEILEVLQCIADEVRNEGVDRRRERSYGGFFSALRRGHH